From Girardinichthys multiradiatus isolate DD_20200921_A chromosome 3, DD_fGirMul_XY1, whole genome shotgun sequence, the proteins below share one genomic window:
- the LOC124865358 gene encoding uncharacterized protein LOC124865358 → MTRTSGLVFLLLAAQIPASQTLTSTGKEFIVVFPENIAYYHPSSPENKIWITALHNDTVITISPSPAEGSPQHLTAGETKSFNMTQELGKLDFNNYLNSTPFEVFSISDKTINITSSKDVVVQAISIKKRSMQSALVIPADKLSMKYFLPPVPKIEGTTDQGVLVVNVTERGPFRLIIINPSNDTVKVAIKGGDEISGDIKSGKVAQIWVTNTSTSQFVEADKPVAVFFSHPCATQYDCTCGLLHAMLPPAKNRTMNFPVPPVLAEQASILLSDQHFRGYESFKSYSAVVQSAGTAILYQPSLLLTLIPEEEFGSCFVVPFIKNKKNFLIIVVHKEHKDGIHVGKVPLNNTDWQELKGTDYVSTNLSTSSPNTFVWHNSSIMAVYFVGNEENTWFGNPAPVVSVTPDFRGCAVTPEEINILYDAKSWQDSIQSCKDIGLHLISLSDKSLQKHICSKLPKNFVQNVWIGMRRSSMTGDWYWLNRHPFNNTNWAPEEQVGNGQCGVMSLKSSRNCGWNDEDCCKTIHPVCYRDPVILQI, encoded by the exons ATGACCAGAACATCCGGCCTCGTCTTCCTGCTGCTGGCAGCTCAGATCCCAg CCTCTCAGACACTTACCAGTACTGGCAAGGAATTCATTGTTGTTTTTCCAGAAAACATTGCCTACTATCACCCTTCTAGTCCGGAAAACAAGATCTGGATCACTGCCCTACACAATGACACAGTTATCACAATCTCTCCGTCCCCCGCAGAGGGTTCACCTCAACATCTGACAGCTGGAGAGACGAAGAGTTTTAATATGACCCAAGAACTCGGGAAGCTAGACTTCAATAACTACTTGAATTCTACTCCTTTTGAAGTTTTCAGCATCTCTGACAAAACCATTAACATTACCAGCTCCAAAGATGTTGTCGTCCAAGCCATCAGCATCAAAAAGAGGAGCATGCAGTCCGCTCTAGTTATTCCTGCTGACAAACTCAGCATGAAATACTTCCTCCCACCGGTGCCTAAAATTGAAGGAACAACTGATCAAGGGGTTCTTGTCGTAAACGTTACAGAGAGAGGCCCGTTCAGACTCATCATCATCAACCCTAGTAATGATACTGTGAAGGTGGCCATTAAAGGGGGAGATGAAATCTCAGGTGACATAAAGTCTGGGAAAGTTGCTCAAATCTGGGTCACCAACACCTCAACATCTCAGTTTGTCGAAGCAGATAAGCCCGTGGCAGTCTTCTTCAGCCACCCCTGTGCTACGCAGTATGACTGTACCTGCGGGCTTCTGCATGCCATGCTGCCTCCGGCCAAGAACCGCACTATGAACTttcctgttcctcctgttctggCTGAGCAAGCATCCATTCTCTTGTCTGATCAACATTTCAGAGGATATGAGAGTTTTAAATCTTACTCAGCAGTTGTTCAGTCGGCAGGCACAGCCATCCTCTATCAGCCCTCTCTACTCCTCACACTTATCCCAGAAGAAGAGTTCGGAAGCTGTTTTGTTGTCCCGTTCATCAAGAATAAGAAAAACTTTCTTATCATCGTGGTCCACAAGGAGCACAAAGATGGGATTCACGTCGGAAAGGTTCCTCTGAATAATACAGATTGGCAGGAGTTGAAGGGAACAGACTATGTCTCAACGAATCTCAGCACATCATCTCCAAATACCTTCGTCTGGCACAATTCGTCCATAATGGCCGTTTACTTCGTGGGCAACGAGGAAAATACATGGTTTGGGAATCCTGCCCCAGTTGTCAGTGTAACCCCAG ATTTCAGGGGCTGTGCTGTGACTCCAGAGGAGATAAATATCCTATATGATGCAAAAAGTTGGCAAGACTCGATACAATCCTGTAAAGATATAGGTCTACATCTCATCAGCCTTTCTGACAAGagtttacaaaaacacatcTGCAGCAAGCTTCCTAAAAACTTTGTGCAGAATGTGTGGATCGGCATGCGTCGCAGCTCCATGACTGGAGATTGGTATTGGTTGAACAGACATCCATTCAACAACACCAACTGGGCTCCTGAGGAGCAGGTGGGTAATGGCCAGTGTGGCGTTATGAGTCTGAAATCCAGCAGGAACTGTGGCTGGAATGACGAGGACTGCTGCAAGACCATCCACCCTGTCTGCTACAGAGATCCAGTAATCCTACAAATATGA
- the si:dkey-11p23.7 gene encoding V-set and Ig domain-containing protein, with protein sequence MDAPWICHPLVLLLFATGVLASGDDSWSMKVQSEVRGIDGYPVVLPCTFSHPHHSQHSSLQVLWRLGHGTAATVLYRCTSRPQDPTCEPGPQQDQRYRLEGNPKEHDLSLRINSATLQDNGRYYCRVEVQGREHISFEDKMGTRLRMEAPPKILALSVEGSEQSGYRALCRVQGSPLPDVQWLGPDDLLEASVVEPMTQGSPGRYHTVSQLREVDPGQQYTCSASNPLGKDQAALYVLHPRPLPSSTGTPTLLLLLLSVALGAKVVLVVGVGLWVVQGGVLQGVSCWRK encoded by the exons ATGGACGCTCCGTGGATCTGTCACCCTCtggttctgctgctgtttgCCACTGGAG TTCTTGCCTCCGGTGACGACAGCTGGTCCATGAAAGTCCAGTCGGAAGTGCGAGGCATTGATGGCTACCCGGTGGTGCTGCCCTGTACCTTCAGCCACCCCCACCACTCCCAGCATTCCTCGTTGCAGGTGCTGTGGCGCCTGGGCCACGGAACAGCCGCCACCGTCCTATACCGGTGCACCAGCCGGCCCCAGGACCCCACCTGTGAACCAGGTCCGCAGCAGGACCAACGCTACCGTTTGGAGGGCAACCCGAAGGAGCACGACCTGTCGCTGCGCATCAACAGCGCCACCCTGCAGGACAACGGGCGTTACTACTGCAGAGTGGAGGTTCAGGGGCGAGAGCACATCAGCTTTGAGGATAAAATGGGCACCAGGCTGCGAATGGAAG ctcctccaaagatCCTGGCCCTATCTGTGGAGGGCAGCGAGCAGTCTGGGTACAGAGCTCTGTGTCGGGTCCAGGGATCGCCGCTGCCGGACGTCCAGTGGCTCGGCCCGGACGACCTGCTGGAAGCTTCAGTCGTGGAGCCGATGACTCAGGGCTCACCTGGTCGATACCACACCGTGAGCCAGCTGCGAGAAGTGGACCCGGGTCAGCAGTACACCTGCAGCGCCTCCAACCCGCTGGGCAAAGATCAGGCCGCCCTGTATGTCCTGCATCCCCGGCCTTTACCTTCATCAACCGGGACACcgactcttcttcttctcctgctgTCCGTGGCTCTTGGGGCTAAAGTGGTTCTGGTGGTGGGGGTTGGATTGTGGGTGGTCCAAGGAGGGGTTCTGCAGGGAGTCAGCTGCTGGAGGAAATGA
- the LOC124866018 gene encoding sialic acid-binding Ig-like lectin 15, giving the protein MDQQTLCFSLILIISGSISVAWKMTCSPKVTASRGEDVVLNCSISPDKLKGFESITVKWIARDQHADPFFTCSVRYNPLEGPNDCLASILQFSLLGDPRRGELSLLITNVQLTNEGTFFCKAELDRRQMLQEKIRLDVKAKPQILSLSVENATCAQKSSVSQWLKCEVEGNPLPKVVWLSPSKRLLEDQGHSWHSGEWRRTACVPYLKEEEDQVITCRAENSEGHAEKDFPESEDVRMIVIVVSVIVMMLLSAVFIIIVIMCLGKHRQKQASDRGAELQPVYSEINCDPSTQVNSMQSRQNNMDTDVMYSAVSVQQ; this is encoded by the exons ATGGATCAGCAgactctgtgtttctctctgaTTCTGATCATCTCTG GGTCCATCTCTGTCGCCTGGAAGATGACATGTTCTCCGAAGGTCACTGCTTCTAGAGGAGAAGACGTTGTCCTTAACTGCTCCATCAGTCCTGATAAACTAAAAGGTTTTGAGAGCATCACTGTTAAATGGATTGCCAGAGATCAGCATGCCGATCCGTTCTTTACATGCTCTGTTAGGTATAACCCTTTAGAAGGACCAAATGACTGTTTGGCTTCAATATTACAATTTTCACTGCTTGGAGATCCTCGGAGGGGGGAGCTGTCACTGCTCATCACTAATGTCCAGCTCACTAATGAAGGCACGTTCTTCTGTAAAGCGGAGCTCGATAGACGGCAGATGTTACAAGAAAAGATTCGTCTTGATGTGAAAG CGAAGCCTCAGATCCTGAGCCTCTCAGTGGAGAATGCAACCTGTGCTCAGAAGAGCAGCGTTTCCCAATGGCTGAAATGTGAAGTCGAAGGCAATCCACTGCCTAAAGTCGTCTGGCTGTCGCCTTCAAAGCGTCTTTTAGAGGACCAGGGCCACAGCTGGCATTCTGGAGAGTGGCGCAGGACTGCCTGTGTCCCATAtctgaaggaggaggaggaccagGTGATCACCTGCAGGGCGGAGAACAGTGAGGGCCATGCTGAGAAGGACTTCCCAGAAAGTGAAGATGTGAGGATGATTGTGATCGTGGTTAGTGTCATCGTAATGATGTTGCTGTCTGCAGTCTTCATCATCATCGTCATCATGTGCCTCG GAAAACATCGACAGAAGCAGGCCTCAGATCGTGGAGCAGAACTTCAGCCGGTTTATTCAGAGATCAACTGCGATCCCT CtacacaggtgaactccatgcAGTCCAGACAGAATAACATGGATACAG